A window from Macaca fascicularis isolate 582-1 chromosome 20, T2T-MFA8v1.1 encodes these proteins:
- the NME3 gene encoding nucleoside diphosphate kinase 3 isoform X4 — translation MICLVLTIFANLFPAACTGAHERTFLAVKPDGVQRRLVGEIVRRFERKGFKLVALKLVQVWQGLDVVRTSRALIGATNPADAPPGTIRGDFCIEELDSRQRLGGECPPRDRAVVPRRRAPVLGGQRRALAV, via the exons ATGATCTGCCTGGTGCTGACTATCTTCGCCAACCTCTTCCCCGCCG CTTGCACCGGCGCACACGAGCGCACCTTCCTGGCCGTGAAGCCGGACGGCGTGCAGCGGCGGCTGGTGGGCGAGATCGTGCGGCGCTTCGAGAGGAAGGGCTTCAAGTTGGTGGCGCTGAAGCTGGTGCAG GTATGGCAGGGGCTGGACGTGGTGCGCACCTCGCGGGCGCTCATCGGGGCCACGAACCCGGCCGACGCCCCGCCCGGCACCATCCGCGGGGATTTCTGCATCGAG GAACTTGATTCACGGCAGCGACTCGGTGGAGAGTGCCCGCCGCGAGATCGCGCTGTGGTTCCGCGCAGACGAGCTCCTGTGCTGGGAGGACAGCGCCGGGCACTGGCTGTATGA
- the MRPS34 gene encoding small ribosomal subunit protein mS34 produces MARKKVRPRLIAELARRVRALREKLNRPRDSQLYAVDYETLTRPFSGRRLPVRAWADVRRESRLFQLLGRLPLFGMGRLVTRKSWLWQHDEPCYWRLTRVQPDYTAQNLDHGRAWGILTFKGKTESEAREMEHVMYHDWRLVPKHEEEAFTAFTPAPEDSLASVPYPPLLRAMILAERQKNGDTSTEEPMLNVQRTRMEPWDYPAKQEDKGRAKGTPV; encoded by the exons ATGGCGCGGAAGAAGGTGCGTCCGCGGCTGATTGCGGAGCTGGCCCGCCGCGTGCGCGCCCTGCGGGAGAAACTAAACAGGCCGCGCGACTCACAGCTGTACGCTGTGGACTACGAGACCCTGACGCGGCCGTTCTCTGGACGCCGGCTGCCGGTCCGGGCCTGGGCCGACGTGCGCCGCGAGAGCCGCCTCTTCCAGCTGCTCGGCCGCCTCCCGCTCTTCGGCATGGGCCGCCTGGTCACGCGCAAGTCCTGGCTGTGGCAGCACGATGAGCCGTGCTACTGGCGCCTCACGCGGGTGCAGCCCGACTACACGGCGCAG AACTTGGACCACGGGAGGGCCTGGGGCATCCTGACCTTCAAAG GGAAGACGGAGAGCGAGGCGCGGGAGATGGAACACGTCATGTACCATGACTGGCGGCTGGTGCCCAAGCACGAGGAGGAGGCCTTCACCGCGTTCACGCCGGCGCCGGAGGACAGCCTGGCCTCCGTGCCGTACCCGCCGCTCCTCCGGGCCATGATTCTCGCAGAACGACAGAAAAATGGAGACACTAGCACCGAGGAGCCCATGCTGAATGTGCAGAGGACACGCATGGAACCCTGGGACTACCCTGCAAAACAGGAGGACAAAGGAAGGGCCAAGGGCACCCCCGTCTAG
- the NME3 gene encoding nucleoside diphosphate kinase 3 isoform X2 — MICLVLTIFANLFPAACTGAHERTFLAVKPDGVQRRLVGEIVRRFERKGFKLVALKLVQASEELLREHYAELRERPFYGRLVKYMASGPVVAMVWQGLDVVRTSRALIGATNPADAPPGTIRGDFCIEELDSRQRLGGECPPRDRAVVPRRRAPVLGGQRRALAV; from the exons ATGATCTGCCTGGTGCTGACTATCTTCGCCAACCTCTTCCCCGCCG CTTGCACCGGCGCACACGAGCGCACCTTCCTGGCCGTGAAGCCGGACGGCGTGCAGCGGCGGCTGGTGGGCGAGATCGTGCGGCGCTTCGAGAGGAAGGGCTTCAAGTTGGTGGCGCTGAAGCTGGTGCAG GCCTCTGAGGAGCTGCTGCGCGAGCACTACGCCGAGCTGCGTGAACGCCCGTTCTACGGCCGCCTGGTCAAGTACATGGCCTCCGGGCCGGTGGTGGCCATG GTATGGCAGGGGCTGGACGTGGTGCGCACCTCGCGGGCGCTCATCGGGGCCACGAACCCGGCCGACGCCCCGCCCGGCACCATCCGCGGGGATTTCTGCATCGAG GAACTTGATTCACGGCAGCGACTCGGTGGAGAGTGCCCGCCGCGAGATCGCGCTGTGGTTCCGCGCAGACGAGCTCCTGTGCTGGGAGGACAGCGCCGGGCACTGGCTGTATGA
- the MAPK8IP3 gene encoding C-Jun-amino-terminal kinase-interacting protein 3 isoform X16, with product MGKEVGNLLLENSQLLETKNALNVVKNDLIAKVDQLSGEQEVLRGELEAAKQAKVKLENRIKELEEELKRVKSEAIIARREPKEEAEDDKIPMAQRRRFTRVEMARVLMERNQYKERLMELQEAVRWTEMIRASREHPSVQEKKKSTIWQFFSRLFSSSSSPPPAKRPYPSVNIHYKSPTTAGFSQRRSHAMCPISAGSRPLEFFPDDDCTSSARREQKREQYRQVREHVRNDDGRLQACGWSLPAKYKQLSPNGGQEDTRMKNVPVPVYCRPLVEKDPTMKLWCAAGVNLSGWKPNEDDGGNGVKPAPGRDPLTCDREGDGEPKSAHGSPEKKKAKELPEMDATSSRVWILTSTLTTSKVVIIDANQPGTVVDQFTVCNAHVLCISSIPAASDSDYPPGEMFLDSDVNPEDPGVDGVLAGITLVGCATRCNVPRSNCSSRGDTPVLDKGQGEVATIANGKVNPSQSTEEATEATEVPDPGPSEPETATLRPGPLTEHVFTDPAPTPSSGPQPGSENGPEPDSSSTQPEPEPSGDPTGAGSSAAPTMWLGAQNGWLYVHSAVANWKKCLHSIKLKDSVLSLVHVKGRVLVALADGTLAIFHRGEDGQWDLSNYHLMDLGHPHHSIRCMAVVYDRVWCGYKNKVHVIQPKTMQIEKSFDAHPRRESQVRQLAWIGDGVWVSIRLDSTLRLYHAHTHQHLQDVDIEPYVSKMLGTGKLGFSFVRITALLVAGSRLWVGTGNGVVISIPLTETVVLHRGQLLGLRANKTSPTSGEGARPGGIIHVYGDDSSDRAASSFIPYCSMAQAQLCFHGHRDAVKFFVSVPGNVLATLNGSVLDSPAEGPGPAAPASEAEGQKLRNVLVLSGGEGYIDFRIGDGEDDETEEGTGDISQVKPVLSKAERSHIIVWQVSYTPE from the exons ATGGGCAAAGAAGTGGGGAATCTGCTGCTGGAAAACTCACAGCTTCTGGAAACCAA AAATGCCTTGAACGTGGTGAAGAATGACCTGATTGCCAAGGTCGACCAGCTGTCCGGGGAGCAGGAGGTGCTGAGGGGCGAGCTAGAGGCTGCCAAGCAGGCCAAAGTCAAGCTGGAAAACCGCATCAAGGAGCTGGAAGAGGAACTGAAAAG AGTGAAGTCCGAGGCCATCATTGCCCGCCGTGAACCCAAAGAAGAGGCGGAGGAT GACAAAATCCCCATGGCCCAGCGCCGCCGCTTCACGCGGGTAGAGATGGCCCGTGTGCTCATGGAGCGGAACCAGTACAAGGAGCGGCTGATGGAGCTGCAGGAGGCCGTGCGGTGGACCGAGATGATCAG AGCATCCCGAGAGCACCCATCCGTCCAGGAGAAGAAGAAGTCCACCATCTGGCAGTT CTTCAGCCGCCTCTTcagctcctcctccagcccccctCCGGCCAAGCGCCCCTACCCCTCGGTGAATATCCACTACAAGTCGCCTACCACGGCCGGCTTCAGCCAGCGCCGCAGCCATGCCATGTGCCCGATCTCAGCGGGCAGCCGGCCCCTGGAATTCTTCCCTGATGA CGACTGCACGTCCTCCGCCCGTCGAGAGCAGAAGCGCGAGCAGTACCGCCAGGTGCGTGAGCACGTGCGTAACGACGACGGCCGACTTCAGGCCTGCGGCTGGAGCCTGCCCGCCAAGTACAAGCAG CTGAGTCCCAACGGGGGCCAGGAGGACACGCGGATGAAGAACGTGCCGGTGCCCGTGTACTGCCGCCCTCTGGTGGAGAAGGACCCCACCATGAAG CTGTGGTGTGCTGCGGGCGTCAACCTGAGCGGATGGAAGCCCAATGAGGACGACGGTGGGAATGGAGTCAAGCCAGCGCCAGGCCGCGACCCCCTGACCTGCGACCGCGAAGGAGACGGTGAGCCCAAGAGCGCCCACGGGTCTCCCGAGAAGAAGAAG GCCAAGGAGCTCCCTGAAATGGACGCCACCTCCAGCCGGGTGTGGATCCTGACCAGCACCCTGACCACCAGCAAGGTGGTGATCATCGACGCCAACCAGCCGGGCACCGTGGTGGACCAGTTCACCGTCTGCAACGCGCACGTACTGTGTATCTCCAGCATCCCTG CGGCCAGCGACAGCGACTACCCCCCCGGGGAGATGTTCCTGGACAGCGACGTGAACCCAGAGGACCCGGGCGTGGACGGCGTGCTGGCCGGTATCACCCTGGTGGGCTGTGCCACCCGCTGCAATGTGCCACGGAGCAACTGCTCCTCCCGAGGGGACACCCCGGTGCTAGACAAGGGGCAGG GGGAGGTGGCCACCATCGCCAACGGGAAGGTCAACCCGTCCCAGTCCACAGAGGAGGCCACAGAGGCTACGGAGGTGCCAGACCCTGGGCCCAGCGAGCCAGAGACGGCCACATTGCGGCCCGGGCCTCTCACAGAGCACGTCTTCACTGACCCGGCCCCCACCCCATCCTCTGGCCCCCAGCCTGGCAG TGAGAATGGGCCAGAGCCTGACAGCAGCAGCACGCAACCAGAGCCGGAGCCCAGCGGGGACCCCACAGGAGCAGGCAGCAGTGCTGCACCCACCATGTGGCTGGGAGCCCAGAACGGCTG GCTCTACGTGCACTCGGCTGTGGCCAACTGGAAGAAGTGCCTGCACTCCATCAAGCTGAAGGACTCCGTGCTGAGCCTGGT GCATGTCAAAGGCCGTGTGCTGGTGGCTCTGGCGGACGGGACCCTGGCCATCTTCCACCGTGGtgaag ATGGCCAGTGGGATCTGAGCAACTATCACCTAATGGACCTGGGCCACCCGCACCACTCCATCCGCTGCATGGCTGTTGTGTACGACCGCGTGTGGTGTGGCTACAAGAACAAGGTGCACGTCATCCAGCCCAAGACCATGCAGATTGAG AAGTCATTTGACGCCCACCCGCGGCGGGAGAGCCAGGTGCGGCAGCTGGCGTGGATCGGCGATGGCGTATGGGTGTCCATCCGCCTGGACTCCACCCTGCGGCTCTACCACGCACACACGCACCAGCACCTACAGGACGTGGACATTGAGCCCTACGTCAGCAAGATGCTGG GCACCGGCAAACTGGGTTTCTCCTTCGTGCGCATCACAGCCCTGCTTGTCGCGGGCAGCCGGCTCTGGGTGGGCACTGGCAACGGAGTGGTCATCTCCATCCCCCTGACAGAGA CTGTGGTCCTGCACCGAGGCCAGCTCCTGGGGCTCCGAG CCAATAAGACATCCCCCACCTCCGGGGAGGGCGCCCGTCCTGGGGGCATCATCCACGTGTACGGCGATGACAGCAGTGACAGGGCGGCCAGCAGCTTCATCCCCTACTGTTCCATGGCCCAGGCCCAGCTCTGCTTCCACGGGCACCGCGATGCTGTGAAGTTCTTTGTCTCGGTGCCAG GGAATGTGCTGGCCACCTTGAACGGGAGTGTGCTAGACAGCCCAGCTGAGGGCCCTGGGCCAGCTGCCCCTGCCTCGGAGGCCGAGGGTCAGAAGCTGCGGAACGTGCTGGTGCTGAGCGGCGGGGAGGGCTACATCGACTTCCGCATTG GAGACGGAGAGGACGACGAGACGGAGGAGGGCACAGGGGACATAAGCCAGGTGAAGCCCGTGCTGTCCAAGGCGGAGCGCAGTCACATCATCGTGTGGCAGGTGTCCTACACCCCCGAGTGA
- the NME3 gene encoding nucleoside diphosphate kinase 3 isoform X3, with protein sequence MICLVLTIFANLFPAACTGAHERTFLAVKPDGVQRRLVGEIVRRFERKGFKLVALKLVQVWQGLDVVRTSRALIGATNPADAPPGTIRGDFCIEVGKNLIHGSDSVESARREIALWFRADELLCWEDSAGHWLYE encoded by the exons ATGATCTGCCTGGTGCTGACTATCTTCGCCAACCTCTTCCCCGCCG CTTGCACCGGCGCACACGAGCGCACCTTCCTGGCCGTGAAGCCGGACGGCGTGCAGCGGCGGCTGGTGGGCGAGATCGTGCGGCGCTTCGAGAGGAAGGGCTTCAAGTTGGTGGCGCTGAAGCTGGTGCAG GTATGGCAGGGGCTGGACGTGGTGCGCACCTCGCGGGCGCTCATCGGGGCCACGAACCCGGCCGACGCCCCGCCCGGCACCATCCGCGGGGATTTCTGCATCGAGGTTGGCAA GAACTTGATTCACGGCAGCGACTCGGTGGAGAGTGCCCGCCGCGAGATCGCGCTGTGGTTCCGCGCAGACGAGCTCCTGTGCTGGGAGGACAGCGCCGGGCACTGGCTGTATGAGTAG
- the MAPK8IP3 gene encoding C-Jun-amino-terminal kinase-interacting protein 3 isoform X15 gives MSESGQSSAAATPSTTGTKSNTPTSSVPSAAVTPLNESLQPLGDYGVGSKSSKRAREKRDSRNMEVQVTQEMRNVSIGMGSSDEWSDVQDIIDSTPELDMCPETRLDRTGSSPTQGIVNKAFGINTDSLYHELSTAGSEVIGDVDEGADLLGEFSVRDDFFGMGKEVGNLLLENSQLLETKNALNVVKNDLIAKVDQLSGEQEVLRGELEAAKQAKVKLENRIKELEEELKRVKSEAIIARREPKEEAEDVSSYLCTESDKIPMAQRRRFTRVEMARVLMERNQYKERLMELQEAVRWTEMIRASREHPSVQEKKKSTIWQFFSRLFSSSSSPPPAKRPYPSVNIHYKSPTTAGFSQRRSHAMCPISAGSRPLEFFPDDDCTSSARREQKREQYRQVREHVRNDDGRLQACGWSLPAKYKQLSPNGGQEDTRMKNVPVPVYCRPLVEKDPTMKLWCAAGVNLSGWKPNEDDGGNGVKPAPGRDPLTCDREGDGEPKSAHGSPEKKKAKELPEMDATSSRVWILTSTLTTSKVVIIDANQPGTVVDQFTVCNAHVLCISSIPAASDSDYPPGEMFLDSDVNPEDPGVDGVLAGITLVGCATRCNVPRSNCSSRGDTPVLDKGQGEVATIANGKVNPSQSTEEATEATEVPDPGPSEPETATLRPGPLTEHVFTDPAPTPSSGPQPGSENGPEPDSSSTQPEPEPSGDPTGAGSSAAPTMWLGAQNGWLYVHSAVANWKKCLHSIKLKDSVLSLVHVKGRVLVALADGTLAIFHRGEDGQWDLSNYHLMDLGHPHHSIRCMAVVYDRVWCGYKNKVHVIQPKTMQIEKSFDAHPRRESQVRQLAWIGDGVWVSIRLDSTLRLYHAHTHQHLQDVDIEPYVSKMLGTGKLGFSFVRITALLVAGSRLWVGTGNGVVISIPLTETVVLHRGQLLGLRANKTSPTSGEGARPGGIIHVYGDDSSDRAASSFIPYCSMAQAQLCFHGHRDAVKFFVSVPGNVLATLNGSVLDSPAEGPGPAAPASEAEGQKLRNVLVLSGGEGYIDFRIGDGEDDETEEGTGDISQVKPVLSKAERSHIIVWQVSYTPE, from the exons ATGTCCGAGTCAGGCCAGTCCTCAGCGGCCGCCACACCCAGCACCACAGGCACCAAGTCCAACACGCCCACATCCTCTGTGCCCTCGGCCGCCGTCACACCCCTCAACGAGAGCCTGCAGCCCCTGGGGGACTATGGCGTGGGCTCCAAGAGCAGCAAGCGTGCCCGGGAGAAGCGCGACAGCCGCAACATGGAAGTCCAGGTCACCCAGGAGATGCGCAACGTCAGCATAG GCATGGGCAGCAGTGACGAGTGGTCTGATGTTCAGGACATTATTGACTCCACTCCAGAGCTGGACATGTGTCCAGAGACCCGCCTGGACCGCACAGGAAGCAG CCCAACCCAGGGCATCGTGAACAAAGCTTTTGGCATCAACACTGACTCCCTGTACCACGAGCTGTCGACAGCAGGGTCAGAGGTCATCGGGGATGTGGATGAAGGGGCTGACCTCCTAG GGGAGTTCTCAG TGCGCGATGATTTCTTTG GAATGGGCAAAGAAGTGGGGAATCTGCTGCTGGAAAACTCACAGCTTCTGGAAACCAA AAATGCCTTGAACGTGGTGAAGAATGACCTGATTGCCAAGGTCGACCAGCTGTCCGGGGAGCAGGAGGTGCTGAGGGGCGAGCTAGAGGCTGCCAAGCAGGCCAAAGTCAAGCTGGAAAACCGCATCAAGGAGCTGGAAGAGGAACTGAAAAG AGTGAAGTCCGAGGCCATCATTGCCCGCCGTGAACCCAAAGAAGAGGCGGAGGATGTAAGCAGCTATCTCTGTACAGAATCG GACAAAATCCCCATGGCCCAGCGCCGCCGCTTCACGCGGGTAGAGATGGCCCGTGTGCTCATGGAGCGGAACCAGTACAAGGAGCGGCTGATGGAGCTGCAGGAGGCCGTGCGGTGGACCGAGATGATCAG AGCATCCCGAGAGCACCCATCCGTCCAGGAGAAGAAGAAGTCCACCATCTGGCAGTT CTTCAGCCGCCTCTTcagctcctcctccagcccccctCCGGCCAAGCGCCCCTACCCCTCGGTGAATATCCACTACAAGTCGCCTACCACGGCCGGCTTCAGCCAGCGCCGCAGCCATGCCATGTGCCCGATCTCAGCGGGCAGCCGGCCCCTGGAATTCTTCCCTGATGA CGACTGCACGTCCTCCGCCCGTCGAGAGCAGAAGCGCGAGCAGTACCGCCAGGTGCGTGAGCACGTGCGTAACGACGACGGCCGACTTCAGGCCTGCGGCTGGAGCCTGCCCGCCAAGTACAAGCAG CTGAGTCCCAACGGGGGCCAGGAGGACACGCGGATGAAGAACGTGCCGGTGCCCGTGTACTGCCGCCCTCTGGTGGAGAAGGACCCCACCATGAAG CTGTGGTGTGCTGCGGGCGTCAACCTGAGCGGATGGAAGCCCAATGAGGACGACGGTGGGAATGGAGTCAAGCCAGCGCCAGGCCGCGACCCCCTGACCTGCGACCGCGAAGGAGACGGTGAGCCCAAGAGCGCCCACGGGTCTCCCGAGAAGAAGAAG GCCAAGGAGCTCCCTGAAATGGACGCCACCTCCAGCCGGGTGTGGATCCTGACCAGCACCCTGACCACCAGCAAGGTGGTGATCATCGACGCCAACCAGCCGGGCACCGTGGTGGACCAGTTCACCGTCTGCAACGCGCACGTACTGTGTATCTCCAGCATCCCTG CGGCCAGCGACAGCGACTACCCCCCCGGGGAGATGTTCCTGGACAGCGACGTGAACCCAGAGGACCCGGGCGTGGACGGCGTGCTGGCCGGTATCACCCTGGTGGGCTGTGCCACCCGCTGCAATGTGCCACGGAGCAACTGCTCCTCCCGAGGGGACACCCCGGTGCTAGACAAGGGGCAGG GGGAGGTGGCCACCATCGCCAACGGGAAGGTCAACCCGTCCCAGTCCACAGAGGAGGCCACAGAGGCTACGGAGGTGCCAGACCCTGGGCCCAGCGAGCCAGAGACGGCCACATTGCGGCCCGGGCCTCTCACAGAGCACGTCTTCACTGACCCGGCCCCCACCCCATCCTCTGGCCCCCAGCCTGGCAG TGAGAATGGGCCAGAGCCTGACAGCAGCAGCACGCAACCAGAGCCGGAGCCCAGCGGGGACCCCACAGGAGCAGGCAGCAGTGCTGCACCCACCATGTGGCTGGGAGCCCAGAACGGCTG GCTCTACGTGCACTCGGCTGTGGCCAACTGGAAGAAGTGCCTGCACTCCATCAAGCTGAAGGACTCCGTGCTGAGCCTGGT GCATGTCAAAGGCCGTGTGCTGGTGGCTCTGGCGGACGGGACCCTGGCCATCTTCCACCGTGGtgaag ATGGCCAGTGGGATCTGAGCAACTATCACCTAATGGACCTGGGCCACCCGCACCACTCCATCCGCTGCATGGCTGTTGTGTACGACCGCGTGTGGTGTGGCTACAAGAACAAGGTGCACGTCATCCAGCCCAAGACCATGCAGATTGAG AAGTCATTTGACGCCCACCCGCGGCGGGAGAGCCAGGTGCGGCAGCTGGCGTGGATCGGCGATGGCGTATGGGTGTCCATCCGCCTGGACTCCACCCTGCGGCTCTACCACGCACACACGCACCAGCACCTACAGGACGTGGACATTGAGCCCTACGTCAGCAAGATGCTGG GCACCGGCAAACTGGGTTTCTCCTTCGTGCGCATCACAGCCCTGCTTGTCGCGGGCAGCCGGCTCTGGGTGGGCACTGGCAACGGAGTGGTCATCTCCATCCCCCTGACAGAGA CTGTGGTCCTGCACCGAGGCCAGCTCCTGGGGCTCCGAG CCAATAAGACATCCCCCACCTCCGGGGAGGGCGCCCGTCCTGGGGGCATCATCCACGTGTACGGCGATGACAGCAGTGACAGGGCGGCCAGCAGCTTCATCCCCTACTGTTCCATGGCCCAGGCCCAGCTCTGCTTCCACGGGCACCGCGATGCTGTGAAGTTCTTTGTCTCGGTGCCAG GGAATGTGCTGGCCACCTTGAACGGGAGTGTGCTAGACAGCCCAGCTGAGGGCCCTGGGCCAGCTGCCCCTGCCTCGGAGGCCGAGGGTCAGAAGCTGCGGAACGTGCTGGTGCTGAGCGGCGGGGAGGGCTACATCGACTTCCGCATTG GAGACGGAGAGGACGACGAGACGGAGGAGGGCACAGGGGACATAAGCCAGGTGAAGCCCGTGCTGTCCAAGGCGGAGCGCAGTCACATCATCGTGTGGCAGGTGTCCTACACCCCCGAGTGA
- the NME3 gene encoding nucleoside diphosphate kinase 3 isoform X1 gives MICLVLTIFANLFPAACTGAHERTFLAVKPDGVQRRLVGEIVRRFERKGFKLVALKLVQASEELLREHYAELRERPFYGRLVKYMASGPVVAMVWQGLDVVRTSRALIGATNPADAPPGTIRGDFCIEVGKNLIHGSDSVESARREIALWFRADELLCWEDSAGHWLYE, from the exons ATGATCTGCCTGGTGCTGACTATCTTCGCCAACCTCTTCCCCGCCG CTTGCACCGGCGCACACGAGCGCACCTTCCTGGCCGTGAAGCCGGACGGCGTGCAGCGGCGGCTGGTGGGCGAGATCGTGCGGCGCTTCGAGAGGAAGGGCTTCAAGTTGGTGGCGCTGAAGCTGGTGCAG GCCTCTGAGGAGCTGCTGCGCGAGCACTACGCCGAGCTGCGTGAACGCCCGTTCTACGGCCGCCTGGTCAAGTACATGGCCTCCGGGCCGGTGGTGGCCATG GTATGGCAGGGGCTGGACGTGGTGCGCACCTCGCGGGCGCTCATCGGGGCCACGAACCCGGCCGACGCCCCGCCCGGCACCATCCGCGGGGATTTCTGCATCGAGGTTGGCAA GAACTTGATTCACGGCAGCGACTCGGTGGAGAGTGCCCGCCGCGAGATCGCGCTGTGGTTCCGCGCAGACGAGCTCCTGTGCTGGGAGGACAGCGCCGGGCACTGGCTGTATGAGTAG